Genomic window (Alligator mississippiensis isolate rAllMis1 chromosome 7, rAllMis1, whole genome shotgun sequence):
attgagtctgtgatccaccagacCCTGCAGATCCTTTTCAAGAATCATACTGCCCAGCCATTTATAACACATTTTGTATCTGTGCTTTTGTTCAGTCTCCCCTAggtgcagcaacttgcatttatttccttgGACTTCATCTTGTTGTTCCTAGCCCAGCTTCCCAGTCTATCCGGATACATTTGAATTCTACTCCtatcctccagagtgtctgcggttcatcccaccttccagaaTCTGGAtatgtgtctatatccaaataatGGATTACACCAACTGGTAAATGAAATCTTCAGTTTCTCATCTTGCAATTCATGGCATTTATTGTAGGTGGTGCAGTCAGCAAAATTCATGTATGAAACATTACTTCCCTACTTCAACAGTTTTAACACAAAATGACCCAAGTCAAGTGTCATTGTATgtacaaagctacagaattaacccaccaccttttttttttttcttgtaaatagGTTGTACACTATAGTGTGAAGACAATAATTTCATCATTTAATTGTAAAAGAAACttaagtaaagcaaagtcatgaagCAAAGATGGGAATATTGGTTTTGGAGAGGATCATCCCATGTTTTCCACTTGGTTTTGTCACTTGGGGTGCCTGAAGAAATGCAGCAAGGCATGTGGGAGCAgacttgagtctgctagagcttgGCAAatgccatgctccaacagactccaacATCACGTGTACcattgtccctgcactgaaaaatggtggccggggtgccttaactaaagctttttcaatgagctttttcccccactgcgatttttcagcatgggacacAAATTATAactcccagagcatcacatgcatcagaatggctcttgaagccactctacACATGTGCTTCGCATGcgcggcgggggaggggaggaggggcactaGTGCTTGAGTTAAACACCCTTGGTTTTGTCTCACACACTGCTGGACATCTTGCACACACTACACGGGCTTTGGCAGAGCTGTCCCCCCTCTGGCCAGGCTAGCCCCCGCCTTGTGCAGGGCAGGGTTGTCCTGTCCTGGTGTCTCCAGCCCCGGGCACTGGGCACTATCAAGGATGGGATACAGGATATGCTGGACTAGACGGTGAAGGGGCTGCtacgggcaggggatgggtccagctgggtggggcacacTGTGAGCTCACAGGCATGAGTCGGTAGGAGATCAGCCATTGGGCCAGAGGGGCagtgacctcatagagggctgacatcagcctgcagggccaggtccagagccccaggccagaggctcagaCCTGAACACACCTTCGTGGTGGCAGGTCTCTCTGGCTGAAGCTGATACAGGTGAGGGAGAATCTGATTCCTATTTCTAGTCGCAGGGCCACCTGTCTTATCtacccatccctcctgccccgcaGGTGCCACCCCCAAAGCTCTCGGGTTTGGGCCAAGTGGCGCAGTTGGGCCCCTCTCTCTTCTTGGTCCCCAACCCTTCCTCATGGTTAATGAGTTCAGGTCTGTGGCCCTTCTCAGTCACAGTCTGCAATTCAGGCCCAGGTCACAGGGCCCTGGCATGTAACAACATGGGAGTAACTTTGATGAAAGAGCCAGTTGTGATCTCTGCAAAATCTTAGCCAGTGCAGGCCCCCTGAAATGTTTGGACTGGGGATGAAATACCTAGTTGTGCCCTTTGAATGGGTGGGGGCTTTGATCCCCAtgttcccctgcagctctgtccagcTGTCTGCCACTCTGAGCTTGATGCCCAGTGGCTGAGACATGGAGCAACCCTTTAGTTTTCAGTACAGCAGCATCGGAGTTGGACTGCTGCACATTGAAcaagagctccccccaccctcctctgatGTCCACAGGGGCCTTTCCACCCTCCCttacttctcccttcccttctcctcctgccatcCCCTAGTCCTACCCCTGGttgtgcagagcagctgtgctgtgcttgaagggatctggggggactgggagggctcaagtgggtgggcaggaaggagaagggttgggcaggaggaggagggggtgaggaagTCTAGCATGTGGCTAGCGTCGCTGTCTGTGCCTGACACAGGCTGTGCAAGTGAGAAggaagagggcaggggggagacaCCTTTGGGGTGACTTTCATTAGACCAGGtgtcaaatttgggagcagtgttAGACAAGGACACAGCAGAAGGGCACCTGGTGTCCAGAAACTTCTCTAACTAAGCAAAAAGTCTGTgacaaggagaaaaacatagCAGAAAAAATAGAATTGAAGTGGGGAATTCTTTCACAACTATATGGTTGGTCAAAGAAAAAATGTCCCTAAAATCACCTTGATCCTTGCATATTGCCCAGATCAGCATGGCTACAACAGTACTCCAACCCTACTGGGAGGAAGGATACAGCCTTTATTCAAATAAGTCAGGCGTAGCCAATCATGGGGCAGAGCATTTGATGCTAGGAGACAATGTCCAGGTGGTTGCTTAGCACAAGGTGATTGTGACCCAATGGGCTGTCCACCTCTCCGGCCACCAGTCTAGAAAGAGGTGGGTCGAGGTGGGGCACACTTTATGAGTAAGGCTCACAGAAATGTGCTGAGCGCACAAGAGTGGGGAGACTCCTGGATATTCAGGAGTCTGAAGAGGGGTTCACTCGAGTgaccccagggccctgtgcacacTCTCTGCCCCAACAAGCCTGACCTCTTGCTTTGGGGTCCCCTCCAACTTGATCTTGCCCCAGTGCCATTTTTACTcattcctggctccctgccaagCATCCAAGCACTCAGTTGGATATCTCAGATCCCACTGCAAGGCTTTACTATAAAATGTATGGAGAAGGTGACTTAGAACATCTCCTAGAGAAGAGCGAGATGGAGCATGCTCCCTGTCCTGGCTCATCAGGGAAAGGGGAATCCTTCCACTCTCATTGTGCCTTTGCAAAGGCAGGACATGGCCCATGTTGAGCCATCAACAATACACTCCCATGAAACAGTTTGCCAAACTCAAAGCTCTGGTTCACTAATGGTATTAGCAACTTCTTGGAATCTGTTCAAAAAAGCAACAATCCCTTTAGCAAAAAGAAACCTGGGTAAAGCGGGGCGTGGAGCAGACACTGATTGCAGCAGAAGTGATAGTAACCCACTGTTTATGTTTCTCAGCAGATTCAGCCAGGGTTTTGACAGAGTACAAAACACTCAAaagcttctcagaaaaaaaattcagatggaCAGACCTAAAAAAcgacaaagcaaaaaaaccctcaaccTGCTTCGTAAAAAAATGAAGGTTAGAAACAAAGCCACAGTACAATttacaaatatatgtatatacatatcaTATATACCTTAACAAGGCCATCGGTCAATGGCTCGAGTCAATAGTAGCCTATGGGTCTGCTGGCAAGTCTATCGAGACAATCACAAAGAAGTTGATGACTGCAGCCCCAATCTAACAAGATGCACATGCCTTATTTCAAGCATTTCTGTGATCCCGGGGAGCTCAACAGGACTGCTCCATGCTTGCTTCTTAGCACGGTGCatcaatgtttgcaggatcagggtccaaCACAGAGCTGACTGGGCCCTGGTGGTTTTTAAATTTGATGAGCAGAGTGCTCCAGAGCTCAAAGATCCTGATCTCCTGGTATTGTCTCCACTGTTGCATCTGCCTTTTCACTGTCTTTCCATTAAAATGGCTATGTCCctcaagcaaaactctggctacaCCAAAGGCCAAACTCCCATTTAATTCAGTAGGGCCAAGCTTTCACCCTTACTCAACCCAGAGTTGTGCTTTTATAGCAGAGCCTGCAACACAAACTCCTAGACCTGCAAGCAGTTTACACTCAACATTTAGGACTATCTTAGCATTTATTGCTTTTAATGTCAGGACGCCAGCAGCCTAGATTTGTGCCAATTGCTAATAAAGGCACAAACAAGAAAAGATCCTTCTCCCAGGTAAGAAGTCAGGGCATGGGGAGATGTCAGAACTGGAAGATGACCTGCACCTGCCACGACATGTATTGTTGTGCAGGACTCATCCACTCAAATGGCATCGTTCCCCACAATCTTCCACGGTCTTTTCAGAAACAAGCAAGCAGGATATAATGCTGCAAGATGTGCTGTGTTGGGATGGGTTGTGTGACATACCCTTTGCTTAACACCAAGGGAAACAACGGCATGACCAAACTACCGAAGGCACTACAGCCCAGTGGCCACAGATTAGTAGATAGTGGAATTGGGTCAAAGCTGCTAAGTGCAAAATGGGGGCAAAACTATTTTCCTTCTGCACTGGGGCGAGGGTGCTCATTAGCAAAAGCCTGCGCCGTCCTTGAGAACCATAAAAGCTGCACAGCAGACAGTGTTTAGATGCCTCATTgcgaggaagagcagggggcGGCACTGCCCAGGGAGAGCACAGCCTTTGAGTTTTGGTAGGAGATGGATTAAACGTCTGCAAATTAATTGATTCATTTTCTGTAAGGGGAAGCGAGCTAGCTGATAAGTGCTTTCTCGGCGGGGGAGAAATCAAGTCATCTCTCAGCTCACGTGGGggaaccctggccctgctgaaatcagtgacaAATCTCCCCGGGCCTTCAACATGGTCAGCATTTTCTTCCATGTTCTTCATGTTGGCCTTTCAGAAACAAGCTCGGGGAGAAGCAATGCTGACCCTAGTCGGTCCTTCACTGACCTTTCCTGAACTGGCTGtttctttatttcctatatttattctgttagatttatatcccaccctgaccccagtgatctttgctgcctgggcagggggtcggactcagcgatcagttgaggtcccttccaacctgagcGTCTACGAATTGAGACTGCTTTTCATGGGAGGCTATTATTATTTATCCTATGAGTTTGAATCACACCCAGGAGAGCGCTGTTGCCCTGTGCAGAAGGGAGAATGAAGGAATTAATTAACACCTTCACTGCCCTTTCTCATTTGttcctgctacagaaaaacaagaccaaGGAGATAACTGATGCAGTTACAAATATAATGACATGGTTTGTAGATGAGATAACAGATATCCTCTATCACGCAATAATGGAACATAAAGAGAGATAAACAACTGAGAGAGATACGAGATATGAGGAGGCCAGTTCCTCCGGCCCTAGAAGGGCTAATcggattttaaaaaataagggaTATTTGGGGTGTCACGTGCTAAGGTGCTCACTCGAGGCAGTGACAGTCTGGCTGTTGGGAAGCTCCTAAAACAGGGCCAAGGTTTCGGGCAGAGTGCCAAGAACGcccacaacttcaacttgtaagatgttggcatgcccggggcggatggtgggggagccaccaagggcctgatcctggtggccagacagccccagccccttccctgccatccacccagaggcatgcgtgccaagcaaaatgtcttcgaGTGCCACACTTTGACACCTGGGcggggggttgcctacccctgtcctaaaAGTTGTGTGAGCTCTTCCGAGGTGGGCAGGGTCTGGAGACAGATACAGATATAGGCAGTAAGTCATTAAGCCAGGGGTTTTCTACCTTCTGGGGTCATCGTACCCCCGGAGGCCAGTtgagaaggcaggagtcccccaGCGGCCAGACAAGCAGGGGGTCCccgctgccctccctgctgcccccctcaccaGGGGTTGGGCCTGGaaccagttttgtttaatattgcTGCTGACAACagggaagatggcataaagtgcaccctcagcaagtctgcaaatgacactaagctgggggggacgggcagtagatatgctggagggcagggctatgattcagagagcCCTCAACAAATTGTAGGAATGAacgaaaagaaatctcatgaggttcagtaaggacaagtgcaaaatcctgcatgtaggatggaacaatcccatgcactggtagagactggggaccaattggctaagcagcagctctgcagaaaaggacctagatGTTAGAGTGGACCAGAAGATTAATATATGCCAACAGTGTCCCACTGTTGTCACAAAGGCTAATGGCAATtgtgctgcattagcaggagcattaccagcagatGGAAGGAAGTGGCTTTTCCCCTcttttggcactggtgaggccacatctggagtactgtgtccagttttggacctccCAGTACTAAAAAGATGGAGACAGACTGGatagagggcaagaaaaatggttagggggctagagTACATGAGTTAGAGAAAAGGCTGaggcaactgggcttatttagtgtgaagaagagaagaccaagtacgtgtttaatagcagccttcaactccctcaagggtggttacaaagagcaTGGAGCCaaattgttctcagtgggggcagatgatcaaacaaggagcaatggtctcaagttgcagcaagggaagtttaggctaaatattaggaaaaactgtgcAATGAGGagagtaataaagcactggaacagattacccacaGAGGGATGGGAACACCCACCGTGGTTGTTTTAAGACccagccagacaaagccttgggtgagatgacctagttgaggatggtcctgctttgagcagagggctgaacaagatgatctctggaggtcccttccaaccctaattttctatgattctattagtCATAGGTTTAGAGCAGAGTTAGCTACAGGTAAAACATCTCTCAGAGCTTTACAACACTACTCCCCTCATATAATAATAGAATTAGGGTTCAAACAGACCTCAAGAGGCTATCCACCCCAACTGGAGCATATCAACTATGGCTTTTTCGATGccagtcttaaaaacctttaaggatggagattttacaaccTCACTCCCTTTCAGCTCTGTGCAGGAGTTCCCTTTGCTTCTTTGCTTCAAGCACCTTGCTGAAACTAGCTTCAAATTGCACAACAGGATGAGTTCCTATCAGTCAAAAGAATCCAATTCATTACTTTCAAAATTGCCCTTTTTGGATTTCAATTTTGGGCACTTTCCTGGACTGCCAGAAGTATTTTATGTGagctgaaatatttctttttcttttggaaaatctTGTTCTCTGGGGAGTGCTGGAAAATGTTGACTATTCTTTATTTGAAATAACAACACATTTCATATTTTGCAGGATCTCCCATGGGATAGCAGTCCCAATTCCCATGCAATTATAGAGTACCGGATTGTGGTCTCTGCTTGGAAAGGCTGTAGAAGCAAACTCGGTAAAGCCACACTATTGGCTTTATTGGAGCTCTTAGTATAGGCTGCTTGTTGGAAAGGTGAAAGGAGCTGCTATGTGTCATGGAAACACTGAGGGACTGGCAGCTTGAACATAGTTAATTCACCTTCCAACATCCCCAGGTTTAAGTATGGCAATCCCAAATTATCTACAGTTTCCCTATAGTGAAATACAAGGACAACCAAAACCCAGCATCACTACAGTCATGATGTGTACAGGAGCCCAAGTGTGTAGACACTTACAAGAAATCATTTCCATCCCTTTGGCATTGTGTGGAGGAAAATCATTAGCTGCCTTGCAAAACCCATACAGGAAAGCATGACTGAATGTCCCAGCACCTGCGTAATCACTGGCACCTACTAGCTAAAAGCCATTATCACTCTCCTTTCAAACCTTCtcataccctccttccagatcccaaataatcaaacctcaagaaaactttttaaccCAGAACAGAGAAAAAACCAGTGATATTCTCCACCAGGGATTAAAGGGGATATAGGAGGTACATAAAATATGTTGCAGtagtgcagtaacaaatgacagcatcagcatcaaagataaaattcaaCAGTTACAAAGACATTAACTAGGGCAGAGCAGCATCTTAGAGACCAACTAGTTCAGGGACACACAAGCTAAAAATTAGATTCAGAGGCTATTTAAAACTAAAGAAACACAACGGACATTGGTTCGATTAATCCATATTAATAACACAGTTGATTGATTCTATAAAAATGTTTGGTAAAACcagtcactggagaataactgaTACCTTCTTCTGAATAACCACTTCTATCTCATCAGTTTCCACAGAGCttctttgatgtccttgtttctcatgctgtagatgactggattcatcattggtgggagcatagaatagagaacagacagcacgaggtccagagctgatggggacccagatgtgggcttcatataggcaatcatcccagtgctagccagcaaggtgacaacaatgaggtggggaagacaggtggaaactgctttatgccggccctgctcagaggggattctcagtacagtagtgaatatctgaatataagacacaaatataaacacaatgcaaccagCACTTAAACATGCACCAAAGATAAAGacctgaatttcactagtaaacacctctgagcaagagatcctaaggagctgggggacttcacagaagaactggttgatgttgttggagtggcagaagggcagcctaaaggtgttccctgTGTTCAGAGCAGAGTACAGAACAGCCGTGCTCCAGGCCGTGGCTGCCATTAGCAGGCAAGCTCTGCTGTTCATCACtgtctcatagtgcagtggtttgcagatggcgatatatcggtcgtaagccatgatggtgaggatggcaATGTCTGCtgcaatgaagaagaaaaaaactttggtgacacatccagaataagaaatcagcctggtgttcagtatgccattggccatggatttgggaacaatgacagagatggatccgctGTCTAGGATGGATAGATTGaacaggaagaagtacatcggggtgtggaggtgaCTGTCAAAGGCTATGagcgtgataacaaggagattgccaatcagggctgccaggtatattattagaaaagtggccaagtgcaagatgtgcaatcccagggcgtcggagaaccccaggagcaggaactcagtcaccgcgGTGCAATTGGACATCATCATCCACAGCACCTTctgggatgcctgtggagggaaagggaatgactgtagTGAGGACACGAGCAAGCAAGAGAATAACCCCATCTTTCCTGTCCACAGTcatgcacattttatttttttatagtgccaccttattttcagttgaaaggcagttttggggggtgttttaaatgaaaaattagggCCCCTAAAGTAACAAAATtgttaagaaacatttttttgtcaCTTCAATATATTGTGGCATTTCATCCAAAAAGTGGTCGAGAAAGGTATTTTGCCAGTGCTTTTGTGGAGACCTTTTCACTGGCACCGACTAGAACGGACACATTTCCCATGCCTGTGAAAATGCAGAATTTGTCACTGCCATAAACTGGCCTAGCTCCTCCGCAGTCCAAGGAGCTGTGTCAGTCCCCATCAGGTTCAGGTCCACCCATGATATAGCTTTGCAAAAGAGAACAATTACAACCCCGTTTCATGAATGCTGGTGCCTGAGTCTGACCCACAAGGAGCTGCTCATGAAAGTATAAAGTCAAAAAGGCCATGCCATTGCATTTCCATTTTCCTAGGCACATATAGAATAGACACAGCCCATGTCTTAAGCTATGAGTCATCTAGAAAGATTGCACACAGCTTTGTACACATCTTGCCAGCCACTTGATTGCAAACTGGCTTCCAGTCTCACAAATATGTATATGCATGGGCTATCAAGACCCCAGTTTTGCTTTAAGTATTGTAactcatctatttaaaaaaaaaaaattgatcatgATTGATcatctgaacagatcatctttttctttatttgctgAAGCTGAAATCCCTCTGTGGGCAAGAAACTAAATTATCCTTAGTACTTCTGGGATTACTGATAAAAAGGAAGACATGTTAGCAGtgctgctccaagcccagggaaGTTGAGATGCAGATGAGAGCTCTAATTCTGCACCCTTCTGCAAAGGCATTGCCTGGGGCTCCTGCCCTGGTCACTCACCTCAGTTATAGTAGTGTAGAAaatggaaaatctgcatttttcttttcataaaaaCATATTTACTTGTTTGACAAACTGAAGAAATGTTATTACATGGAGAATAAAACTCTCAAACAATTCTTAATTGTCATTTATATTTCTGTTCCAAATGTTCCTCTGTCTCAATACCCAAACTTATTGAATTGAATATTTTACTTACTGTGCTCGTCTTAATGATTTTGTCTTCGGTTTCCTACATTAGATCCTTGAACGCCAGGACGGTTTGGTTACTGATTGTCTTCTACTGTATCTAATCCCTTGTCCCCCTATCACTGCACTATCGAGATGCCAGGGGCATGGGTTTTGCAGTCATCCACCCCTCACTCCATGAGAGAACGGAGAGGGGGAGATCAACATGATTTCTCTCTGAGAAAGAGCTCTGGGTGCAGCTCACATGGAGCCTTGCTGGAATAAAAGGACTGAAGCGTCAGCACAGTGATTTCTCTATGCATCTTTCCTAAGAGCTCGTGGGACTCGGTCCCTAGAGCCTTGCACAGCTCACAAGCAGAGGCCAGGGACAAACACCCTTGGATTCACTGATTAGACACGGATTCACCGAGTCACTGGAATAgaacccccctcccgccccccaacgtggtgcaagcaccagctctgaacacttttaaaaaacatttggatgcttatcacGCTGGGATCCTTTGCCCCTACCTTTGtcccttgggcaaggggctggacccgatgatctgacaaggtcccttccagcccgaatgtctatgaaatctgtaattTTGAAGCCAAGAAGGACTGTCACGATTCTCTCATTTGACCTACTGCAGATCACACGTCAGAGGATTTCACTCTGGCTTCTAACTTAGGCCATGTCCATCAGTGGGTcaatgtttctgggctttgctaataGCCACAAGAGGCTGGTGAgtatttttcctccctcccattgctACAAGTGTTGGgcttcacttcaccccacaatccTGCTTTCTTCACAAGCAGTCAGTACTGGCTGCTAATTGGTAGTATTTAGCCATACCTAAAAGGTCTACCCTCCCTGCCTCTGGTCCACTCATATTCATGCCAgtcaccacatttgggagcaggagggaatTTTATTACAAAGTGGGATTGGTGGAGACTTGTGGGGAGATGGGGGTCCTTGCTCTGTACTACAGGGCATGGCTGCCTTACATGCATCTCCTGAAGGTGTTTTAaaccccttgcagcagcaggacacggacagccttcatctccctcttttacctgtggcagatttcaGTGGTTTTAGTGTGTGTGGGCAATATACATTGTAGTGGTGTGACAGGGAGACTGCAaggttttaaaaacagtttaaataaGGTTACATATGTGATAGTTTGGTTAGGGaagatgctgccttgagcaggaggctggacctccctccagagctgcttccagtCCTACGTTTGTGCTAGTCTGTGATTTATCACATTTGACTTGTCCATGGGACCATCCCCGGGTCTATTATCCAATGTGGACTCTAACTGAGACTTCTCCTGGGAGCGAGATGGTGTTCATCTTTCCAgttctctttgctttttcttcctaaGGACTGCAAAGGAGGAGAGCCCACAAGCCCAGGAGGATGCAGGTGTGGAAAAGGAGGGTACAATGGCATGGCAGCATGTGGTAGACGAGCAGATGAGGGTGACACATAATGACCGGAGCtggggggaaaggtgggatgATGTTCACTTACATGTTACTATGGGAGATCtgaaggcatgggggcaagggctgggggaagcaggacagaggggagaagagaaggggagaagagactgTATCCATAACACCagtaaagtaggtttagattgggtatcaggaccctccactcagggtcagatgaATCCCTGTATTTGGGATCAGGGAGGAATTTCAATTTATGGTCAAATGGGGAGCACCATGGCAGGGTTTCCCATCCTCCAATGGAAGGGGGTTGCCAGTGCACTTTTAGTAAAAATTTAGACAGGGTTTGGCTTTGGATAGCAATGGTCCTTCTTCAAGCACAGGGTTGTAGTAGATGACAtccaggggtcccttccagctctatttttctctgat
Coding sequences:
- the LOC106740150 gene encoding olfactory receptor 14I1-like, producing MMMSNCTAVTEFLLLGFSDALGLHILHLATFLIIYLAALIGNLLVITLIAFDSHLHTPMYFFLFNLSILDSGSISVIVPKSMANGILNTRLISYSGCVTKVFFFFIAADIAILTIMAYDRYIAICKPLHYETVMNSRACLLMAATAWSTAVLYSALNTGNTFRLPFCHSNNINQFFCEVPQLLRISCSEVFTSEIQVFIFGACLSAGCIVFIFVSYIQIFTTVLRIPSEQGRHKAVSTCLPHLIVVTLLASTGMIAYMKPTSGSPSALDLVLSVLYSMLPPMMNPVIYSMRNKDIKEALWKLMR